A genomic window from Triplophysa dalaica isolate WHDGS20190420 chromosome 24, ASM1584641v1, whole genome shotgun sequence includes:
- the LOC130414136 gene encoding coiled-coil domain-containing protein 73-like isoform X5 — MSNENSESLAAVKKQFQAQIRKMEGEEGKIQLTAELKDKEITSLKEELKLLQLLRYSLENKLAELEQKLQLQTQLKDSHLNQLGEVERRFGAVSRQCAVVKQAHEKLEQNVEEAMRINTKLKSINVKQESTITALQKDVDRLNKQLVTLKVSSVCKPGDEHLQNVLKEQQLQEFQQRLLVETEFNKKLRNETATERAEKQEVFRSLHHTHCLLQTQTEALSRAEQELQTLQEEYQVLKAEHELNQERTREEQDSLARLRDKHQNSKLDWEKKMLQLQKTTEVDQVELKAVKEAYNQLQEENKRLSAVCLDHNTEDIPNSQVKCLLNGSKRQESQSLESRTVGEINLIKLDVLHEDESLKEDLFSPHNDVEPTGRPLKSVPDESTADCQKDREDHDDSRFLKISLQVDRAITHVSTSAEPDISVSLMSDEISGLEEATAMTNQLSNLCAETDVCDGETDCNAVDKGCPSNQTRCDADSPTELSVPETSSVYEVDSDPLALEPKDGTLEQNLCISDVTEPQTSDKHTDSQRCATSQETKTVCTEIIDNQTAPEFLKSLSQTEDHTNTKRLPEDKTCNITHVSGDGIVGRPSQWQEATHQETVPFNDALLDLHESKDRFSPPEMISAQTQSCVSETVDSAETKLVEFQQLPSVAGALEPSAQSSLHSDSMEIISENTDQKDDCASASWTRTLEVQQSEVDVSSEAVFVHPNITNPNQDSSSADGFLKDVDHICMTAVGASNHAGYKRYRSSYGWDTFLKNKMNTQAKCADRNVDHSVGNRNSKPSLALTPSTSCKSEQRTSGFPEFVSPFCAPRFTKKAVMKTPDTPNKRPHQKSNFRGEWNAIKQSFSEMFTEKESQFLIPYSSTLSGVLASSSVGNGLRQDGTPTVFTPKLQNLETETRPVDEGVTAHSESKEEQSQSDIVAQIAKIDELMSSEGLTPHKIRKLD; from the exons ATGTCAAATGAGAATTCAGAGTCACTTGCTGCTGTAAAAAAGCAG TTTCAGGCCCAGATCAGAAAAATGGAGGGAGAAGAG GGGAAAATCCAGCTTACTGCTGAACTCAAGGACAAAGAGATCACGAGCCTCAAGGAAGAACTAAAACTGCTCCAG TTGCTCAGGTACAGTTTGGAGAATAAATTAGCCGAGCTG GAGCAGAAGTTGCAGTTGCAGACACAGTTAAAAGACAGCCACCTGAATCAACTGGGAGAGGTGGAGAGGCGCTTCGGCGCCGTATCCAGACAGTGCGCCGTGGTCAAGCAGGCCCATGAGAAACTCGAGCAAAACG TTGAAGAGGCCATGCGGATTAATACAAAACTTAAATCCATCAATGTAAAACAAGAATCTACCATTACAGCCttacaaaag GATGTGGATAGACTTAACAAGCAGCTAGTCACACTGAAGGTATCATCAGTCTGCAAACCTGGAGATGAGCATctacaaaatgttttgaaagaaCAGCAGCTTCAGGAATTTCAACAGAGGCTTCTTGTG GAAACAGAATTTAACAAGAAACTGAGGAATGAAACTGCTACAGAGAGGGCAGAGAAGCAG gaggTATTTAGGTCCCTCCACCATACTCATTGTTTgcttcagacacagacagaagCTTTGAGCCGAGCAGAGCAAGAACTTCAAACACTACAAGAGGAATATCAG GTCCTTAAAGCAGAACATGAATTGAATCAGGAGAGGACCAGAGAAGAGCAGGACAGTTTGGCTCGCCTTAGAGACAAGCACCAGAATTCAAAGCTTGATTGGGAGAAAAAG ATGCTGCAGCTTCAAAAGACGACCGAGGTAGATCAGGTCGAGCTGAAAGCTGTGAAAGAGGCTTATAATCAGCTCCAGGAGGAGAATAAACGGCTGTCTGCTGTCTGTCTAGACCATAACACTGAAGATATTCCAAACTCACAGGTTAAATGTCTATTG AATGGTTCAAAACGTCAAGAAAGCCAATCTCTGGAAAGTAGAACCGTTGGTGAGATCAACCTTATTAAGCTGGACGTTCTCCATGAAGATGAGTCTTTAAAGGAGGACCTGTTTAGTCCTCATAATGACGTGGAACCAACAGGCCGTCCCCTTAAAAGCGTTCCAG ATGAAAGCACCGCTGACTGTCAGAAGGATAGAGAAGATCACGATGACAGCCGGTTTCTTAAAATTTCACTGCAGGTGGATCGAGCAATAACCCACGTGTCCACATCTGCAGAACCTGATATATCGGTTTCACTCATGTCTGATGAGATCTCAGGACTTGAGGAAGCCACTGCCATGACAAATCAGCTGTCAAACTTGTGTGCTGAAACAGATGtctgtgacggtgagacggacTGCAATGCGGTTGATAAAGGATGCCCCTCGAACCAAACCCGATGTGACGCAGACAGCCCCACCGAGCTATCAGTTCCGGAAACCAGCTCTGTTTATGAGGTAGACAGTGACCCTTTGGCTTTGGAACCGAAAGATGGAACGCTGGAACAGAATCTGTGTATTTCTGATGTGACTGAACCCCAGACAtcagataaacacacagacagccaGCGATGTGCTACGTCTCAGGAAACAAAGACTGTGTGCACGGAAATCATAGACAACCAGACCGCACCTGAATTTCTCAAGAGTCTGTCACAAACAGAAGATCATACGAATACAAAGAGACTTCCAGAAGACAAAACATGCAACATTACACATGTGTCTGGGGACGGGATTGTGGGCCGACCGAGTCAATGGCAGGAAGCCACACACCAGGAAACAGTACCCTTTAATGATGCACTATTAGACCTTCATGAGTCCAAAGATCGATTCTCACCACCTGAAATGATCTCTGCACAAACACAAAGTTGTGTTTCAGAAACAGTTGACTCAGCTGAAACAAAGCTTGTAGAGTTTCAACAGTTGCCATCGGTTGCTGGCGCTTTGGAACCATCCGCTCAATCCAGTTTACACTCAGACTCAATGGAGATCATATCAGAAAATACAGATCAAAAGGATGATTGTGCTTCTGCTTCATGGACACGGACTTTGGAAGTTCAACAGAGTGAAGTGGATGTTTCTAGCGAAGCGGTTTTTGTACATCCAAACATTACAAACCCAAACCAAGATTCTTCCTCAGCTGATGGTTTTCTGAAAGATGTTGACCACATATGCATGACAGCGGTGGGTGCTTCAAACCATGCAGGATATAAGAGATATCGATCGTCTTATGGATGGGACacgtttttgaaaaacaaaatgaacacgCAGGCAAAATGCGCAGATAGAAACGTTGATCATTCGGTGGGCAATAGAAACAGCAAACCTAGCTTGGCCTTAACGCCATCAACATCCTGCAAATCAGAGCAGAGAACTTCTGGATTTCCTGAGTTTGTTTCTCCTTTTTGTGCTCCTCGTTTTACAAAAAAAG CCGTGATGAAGACCCCTGACACTCCAAACAAGCGTCCTCACCAAAAAAGCAATTTCCGAGGAGAATGGAACGCAATCAAGCAGtctttttcagaaatgtttacagaaaaa GAGAGTCAATTTCTTATCCCCTACAGCTCGACTCTGAGTGGCGTCCTGGCCTCTTCTTCTGTGGGTAATGGGTTGCGACAGGACGGTACTCCTACTGTTTTTACACCCAAATTGCAGAACCTGGAGACAGAGACTCGACCAGTGGATGAAGGGGTTACAGCTCATTCAGAAAGCAAAGAGGAACAGAGTCAGTCTGACATAGTGGCCCAGATTGCGAAAATCGACGAATTGATGTCATCGGAAGGTTTAACACCTCATAAAATACGCAAATTAGATTAA
- the LOC130414136 gene encoding coiled-coil domain-containing protein 73-like isoform X2 yields the protein MGARPPGRAGAHLLVQVSKNPKRLMQTTMDVETELFSPMEDRSVLGLKIPNVASENDGRTILVHVLEFKTSLLKAVEELHIHRDSEKRHEEQICKLVLEKQELEWQTESLRNKISRMSNENSESLAAVKKQFQAQIRKMEGEEGKIQLTAELKDKEITSLKEELKLLQLLRYSLENKLAELEQKLQLQTQLKDSHLNQLGEVERRFGAVSRQCAVVKQAHEKLEQNVEEAMRINTKLKSINVKQESTITALQKDVDRLNKQLVTLKVSSVCKPGDEHLQNVLKEQQLQEFQQRLLVETEFNKKLRNETATERAEKQEVFRSLHHTHCLLQTQTEALSRAEQELQTLQEEYQVLKAEHELNQERTREEQDSLARLRDKHQNSKLDWEKKLQKTTEVDQVELKAVKEAYNQLQEENKRLSAVCLDHNTEDIPNSQVKCLLNGSKRQESQSLESRTVGEINLIKLDVLHEDESLKEDLFSPHNDVEPTGRPLKSVPDESTADCQKDREDHDDSRFLKISLQVDRAITHVSTSAEPDISVSLMSDEISGLEEATAMTNQLSNLCAETDVCDGETDCNAVDKGCPSNQTRCDADSPTELSVPETSSVYEVDSDPLALEPKDGTLEQNLCISDVTEPQTSDKHTDSQRCATSQETKTVCTEIIDNQTAPEFLKSLSQTEDHTNTKRLPEDKTCNITHVSGDGIVGRPSQWQEATHQETVPFNDALLDLHESKDRFSPPEMISAQTQSCVSETVDSAETKLVEFQQLPSVAGALEPSAQSSLHSDSMEIISENTDQKDDCASASWTRTLEVQQSEVDVSSEAVFVHPNITNPNQDSSSADGFLKDVDHICMTAVGASNHAGYKRYRSSYGWDTFLKNKMNTQAKCADRNVDHSVGNRNSKPSLALTPSTSCKSEQRTSGFPEFVSPFCAPRFTKKAVMKTPDTPNKRPHQKSNFRGEWNAIKQSFSEMFTEKESQFLIPYSSTLSGVLASSSVGNGLRQDGTPTVFTPKLQNLETETRPVDEGVTAHSESKEEQSQSDIVAQIAKIDELMSSEGLTPHKIRKLD from the exons gTTAATGCAGACAACCATGGATGTTGAAACGGAGCTTTTCTCTCCG ATGGAAGATAGAAGTGTTCTTGGTCTGAAGATCCCCAACGTTGCCTCAGAAAATGATGGCCGTACAATCTTAGTGCATGTACTGGAATTTAAAACAAGTCTTCTTAAAGCAGTCGAGGAGTTACACATTCACAGG GATTCTGAAAAACGACACGAGGAGCAGATTTGTAAGCTTGTGCTGGAGAAGCAAGAGTTAGAATGGCAGACG GAGTCCTTACGAAACAAGATCTCTAGAATGTCAAATGAGAATTCAGAGTCACTTGCTGCTGTAAAAAAGCAG TTTCAGGCCCAGATCAGAAAAATGGAGGGAGAAGAG GGGAAAATCCAGCTTACTGCTGAACTCAAGGACAAAGAGATCACGAGCCTCAAGGAAGAACTAAAACTGCTCCAG TTGCTCAGGTACAGTTTGGAGAATAAATTAGCCGAGCTG GAGCAGAAGTTGCAGTTGCAGACACAGTTAAAAGACAGCCACCTGAATCAACTGGGAGAGGTGGAGAGGCGCTTCGGCGCCGTATCCAGACAGTGCGCCGTGGTCAAGCAGGCCCATGAGAAACTCGAGCAAAACG TTGAAGAGGCCATGCGGATTAATACAAAACTTAAATCCATCAATGTAAAACAAGAATCTACCATTACAGCCttacaaaag GATGTGGATAGACTTAACAAGCAGCTAGTCACACTGAAGGTATCATCAGTCTGCAAACCTGGAGATGAGCATctacaaaatgttttgaaagaaCAGCAGCTTCAGGAATTTCAACAGAGGCTTCTTGTG GAAACAGAATTTAACAAGAAACTGAGGAATGAAACTGCTACAGAGAGGGCAGAGAAGCAG gaggTATTTAGGTCCCTCCACCATACTCATTGTTTgcttcagacacagacagaagCTTTGAGCCGAGCAGAGCAAGAACTTCAAACACTACAAGAGGAATATCAG GTCCTTAAAGCAGAACATGAATTGAATCAGGAGAGGACCAGAGAAGAGCAGGACAGTTTGGCTCGCCTTAGAGACAAGCACCAGAATTCAAAGCTTGATTGGGAGAAAAAG CTTCAAAAGACGACCGAGGTAGATCAGGTCGAGCTGAAAGCTGTGAAAGAGGCTTATAATCAGCTCCAGGAGGAGAATAAACGGCTGTCTGCTGTCTGTCTAGACCATAACACTGAAGATATTCCAAACTCACAGGTTAAATGTCTATTG AATGGTTCAAAACGTCAAGAAAGCCAATCTCTGGAAAGTAGAACCGTTGGTGAGATCAACCTTATTAAGCTGGACGTTCTCCATGAAGATGAGTCTTTAAAGGAGGACCTGTTTAGTCCTCATAATGACGTGGAACCAACAGGCCGTCCCCTTAAAAGCGTTCCAG ATGAAAGCACCGCTGACTGTCAGAAGGATAGAGAAGATCACGATGACAGCCGGTTTCTTAAAATTTCACTGCAGGTGGATCGAGCAATAACCCACGTGTCCACATCTGCAGAACCTGATATATCGGTTTCACTCATGTCTGATGAGATCTCAGGACTTGAGGAAGCCACTGCCATGACAAATCAGCTGTCAAACTTGTGTGCTGAAACAGATGtctgtgacggtgagacggacTGCAATGCGGTTGATAAAGGATGCCCCTCGAACCAAACCCGATGTGACGCAGACAGCCCCACCGAGCTATCAGTTCCGGAAACCAGCTCTGTTTATGAGGTAGACAGTGACCCTTTGGCTTTGGAACCGAAAGATGGAACGCTGGAACAGAATCTGTGTATTTCTGATGTGACTGAACCCCAGACAtcagataaacacacagacagccaGCGATGTGCTACGTCTCAGGAAACAAAGACTGTGTGCACGGAAATCATAGACAACCAGACCGCACCTGAATTTCTCAAGAGTCTGTCACAAACAGAAGATCATACGAATACAAAGAGACTTCCAGAAGACAAAACATGCAACATTACACATGTGTCTGGGGACGGGATTGTGGGCCGACCGAGTCAATGGCAGGAAGCCACACACCAGGAAACAGTACCCTTTAATGATGCACTATTAGACCTTCATGAGTCCAAAGATCGATTCTCACCACCTGAAATGATCTCTGCACAAACACAAAGTTGTGTTTCAGAAACAGTTGACTCAGCTGAAACAAAGCTTGTAGAGTTTCAACAGTTGCCATCGGTTGCTGGCGCTTTGGAACCATCCGCTCAATCCAGTTTACACTCAGACTCAATGGAGATCATATCAGAAAATACAGATCAAAAGGATGATTGTGCTTCTGCTTCATGGACACGGACTTTGGAAGTTCAACAGAGTGAAGTGGATGTTTCTAGCGAAGCGGTTTTTGTACATCCAAACATTACAAACCCAAACCAAGATTCTTCCTCAGCTGATGGTTTTCTGAAAGATGTTGACCACATATGCATGACAGCGGTGGGTGCTTCAAACCATGCAGGATATAAGAGATATCGATCGTCTTATGGATGGGACacgtttttgaaaaacaaaatgaacacgCAGGCAAAATGCGCAGATAGAAACGTTGATCATTCGGTGGGCAATAGAAACAGCAAACCTAGCTTGGCCTTAACGCCATCAACATCCTGCAAATCAGAGCAGAGAACTTCTGGATTTCCTGAGTTTGTTTCTCCTTTTTGTGCTCCTCGTTTTACAAAAAAAG CCGTGATGAAGACCCCTGACACTCCAAACAAGCGTCCTCACCAAAAAAGCAATTTCCGAGGAGAATGGAACGCAATCAAGCAGtctttttcagaaatgtttacagaaaaa GAGAGTCAATTTCTTATCCCCTACAGCTCGACTCTGAGTGGCGTCCTGGCCTCTTCTTCTGTGGGTAATGGGTTGCGACAGGACGGTACTCCTACTGTTTTTACACCCAAATTGCAGAACCTGGAGACAGAGACTCGACCAGTGGATGAAGGGGTTACAGCTCATTCAGAAAGCAAAGAGGAACAGAGTCAGTCTGACATAGTGGCCCAGATTGCGAAAATCGACGAATTGATGTCATCGGAAGGTTTAACACCTCATAAAATACGCAAATTAGATTAA
- the LOC130414136 gene encoding coiled-coil domain-containing protein 73-like isoform X1: MGARPPGRAGAHLLVQVSKNPKRLMQTTMDVETELFSPMEDRSVLGLKIPNVASENDGRTILVHVLEFKTSLLKAVEELHIHRDSEKRHEEQICKLVLEKQELEWQTESLRNKISRMSNENSESLAAVKKQFQAQIRKMEGEEGKIQLTAELKDKEITSLKEELKLLQLLRYSLENKLAELEQKLQLQTQLKDSHLNQLGEVERRFGAVSRQCAVVKQAHEKLEQNVEEAMRINTKLKSINVKQESTITALQKDVDRLNKQLVTLKVSSVCKPGDEHLQNVLKEQQLQEFQQRLLVETEFNKKLRNETATERAEKQEVFRSLHHTHCLLQTQTEALSRAEQELQTLQEEYQVLKAEHELNQERTREEQDSLARLRDKHQNSKLDWEKKMLQLQKTTEVDQVELKAVKEAYNQLQEENKRLSAVCLDHNTEDIPNSQVKCLLNGSKRQESQSLESRTVGEINLIKLDVLHEDESLKEDLFSPHNDVEPTGRPLKSVPDESTADCQKDREDHDDSRFLKISLQVDRAITHVSTSAEPDISVSLMSDEISGLEEATAMTNQLSNLCAETDVCDGETDCNAVDKGCPSNQTRCDADSPTELSVPETSSVYEVDSDPLALEPKDGTLEQNLCISDVTEPQTSDKHTDSQRCATSQETKTVCTEIIDNQTAPEFLKSLSQTEDHTNTKRLPEDKTCNITHVSGDGIVGRPSQWQEATHQETVPFNDALLDLHESKDRFSPPEMISAQTQSCVSETVDSAETKLVEFQQLPSVAGALEPSAQSSLHSDSMEIISENTDQKDDCASASWTRTLEVQQSEVDVSSEAVFVHPNITNPNQDSSSADGFLKDVDHICMTAVGASNHAGYKRYRSSYGWDTFLKNKMNTQAKCADRNVDHSVGNRNSKPSLALTPSTSCKSEQRTSGFPEFVSPFCAPRFTKKAVMKTPDTPNKRPHQKSNFRGEWNAIKQSFSEMFTEKESQFLIPYSSTLSGVLASSSVGNGLRQDGTPTVFTPKLQNLETETRPVDEGVTAHSESKEEQSQSDIVAQIAKIDELMSSEGLTPHKIRKLD, from the exons gTTAATGCAGACAACCATGGATGTTGAAACGGAGCTTTTCTCTCCG ATGGAAGATAGAAGTGTTCTTGGTCTGAAGATCCCCAACGTTGCCTCAGAAAATGATGGCCGTACAATCTTAGTGCATGTACTGGAATTTAAAACAAGTCTTCTTAAAGCAGTCGAGGAGTTACACATTCACAGG GATTCTGAAAAACGACACGAGGAGCAGATTTGTAAGCTTGTGCTGGAGAAGCAAGAGTTAGAATGGCAGACG GAGTCCTTACGAAACAAGATCTCTAGAATGTCAAATGAGAATTCAGAGTCACTTGCTGCTGTAAAAAAGCAG TTTCAGGCCCAGATCAGAAAAATGGAGGGAGAAGAG GGGAAAATCCAGCTTACTGCTGAACTCAAGGACAAAGAGATCACGAGCCTCAAGGAAGAACTAAAACTGCTCCAG TTGCTCAGGTACAGTTTGGAGAATAAATTAGCCGAGCTG GAGCAGAAGTTGCAGTTGCAGACACAGTTAAAAGACAGCCACCTGAATCAACTGGGAGAGGTGGAGAGGCGCTTCGGCGCCGTATCCAGACAGTGCGCCGTGGTCAAGCAGGCCCATGAGAAACTCGAGCAAAACG TTGAAGAGGCCATGCGGATTAATACAAAACTTAAATCCATCAATGTAAAACAAGAATCTACCATTACAGCCttacaaaag GATGTGGATAGACTTAACAAGCAGCTAGTCACACTGAAGGTATCATCAGTCTGCAAACCTGGAGATGAGCATctacaaaatgttttgaaagaaCAGCAGCTTCAGGAATTTCAACAGAGGCTTCTTGTG GAAACAGAATTTAACAAGAAACTGAGGAATGAAACTGCTACAGAGAGGGCAGAGAAGCAG gaggTATTTAGGTCCCTCCACCATACTCATTGTTTgcttcagacacagacagaagCTTTGAGCCGAGCAGAGCAAGAACTTCAAACACTACAAGAGGAATATCAG GTCCTTAAAGCAGAACATGAATTGAATCAGGAGAGGACCAGAGAAGAGCAGGACAGTTTGGCTCGCCTTAGAGACAAGCACCAGAATTCAAAGCTTGATTGGGAGAAAAAG ATGCTGCAGCTTCAAAAGACGACCGAGGTAGATCAGGTCGAGCTGAAAGCTGTGAAAGAGGCTTATAATCAGCTCCAGGAGGAGAATAAACGGCTGTCTGCTGTCTGTCTAGACCATAACACTGAAGATATTCCAAACTCACAGGTTAAATGTCTATTG AATGGTTCAAAACGTCAAGAAAGCCAATCTCTGGAAAGTAGAACCGTTGGTGAGATCAACCTTATTAAGCTGGACGTTCTCCATGAAGATGAGTCTTTAAAGGAGGACCTGTTTAGTCCTCATAATGACGTGGAACCAACAGGCCGTCCCCTTAAAAGCGTTCCAG ATGAAAGCACCGCTGACTGTCAGAAGGATAGAGAAGATCACGATGACAGCCGGTTTCTTAAAATTTCACTGCAGGTGGATCGAGCAATAACCCACGTGTCCACATCTGCAGAACCTGATATATCGGTTTCACTCATGTCTGATGAGATCTCAGGACTTGAGGAAGCCACTGCCATGACAAATCAGCTGTCAAACTTGTGTGCTGAAACAGATGtctgtgacggtgagacggacTGCAATGCGGTTGATAAAGGATGCCCCTCGAACCAAACCCGATGTGACGCAGACAGCCCCACCGAGCTATCAGTTCCGGAAACCAGCTCTGTTTATGAGGTAGACAGTGACCCTTTGGCTTTGGAACCGAAAGATGGAACGCTGGAACAGAATCTGTGTATTTCTGATGTGACTGAACCCCAGACAtcagataaacacacagacagccaGCGATGTGCTACGTCTCAGGAAACAAAGACTGTGTGCACGGAAATCATAGACAACCAGACCGCACCTGAATTTCTCAAGAGTCTGTCACAAACAGAAGATCATACGAATACAAAGAGACTTCCAGAAGACAAAACATGCAACATTACACATGTGTCTGGGGACGGGATTGTGGGCCGACCGAGTCAATGGCAGGAAGCCACACACCAGGAAACAGTACCCTTTAATGATGCACTATTAGACCTTCATGAGTCCAAAGATCGATTCTCACCACCTGAAATGATCTCTGCACAAACACAAAGTTGTGTTTCAGAAACAGTTGACTCAGCTGAAACAAAGCTTGTAGAGTTTCAACAGTTGCCATCGGTTGCTGGCGCTTTGGAACCATCCGCTCAATCCAGTTTACACTCAGACTCAATGGAGATCATATCAGAAAATACAGATCAAAAGGATGATTGTGCTTCTGCTTCATGGACACGGACTTTGGAAGTTCAACAGAGTGAAGTGGATGTTTCTAGCGAAGCGGTTTTTGTACATCCAAACATTACAAACCCAAACCAAGATTCTTCCTCAGCTGATGGTTTTCTGAAAGATGTTGACCACATATGCATGACAGCGGTGGGTGCTTCAAACCATGCAGGATATAAGAGATATCGATCGTCTTATGGATGGGACacgtttttgaaaaacaaaatgaacacgCAGGCAAAATGCGCAGATAGAAACGTTGATCATTCGGTGGGCAATAGAAACAGCAAACCTAGCTTGGCCTTAACGCCATCAACATCCTGCAAATCAGAGCAGAGAACTTCTGGATTTCCTGAGTTTGTTTCTCCTTTTTGTGCTCCTCGTTTTACAAAAAAAG CCGTGATGAAGACCCCTGACACTCCAAACAAGCGTCCTCACCAAAAAAGCAATTTCCGAGGAGAATGGAACGCAATCAAGCAGtctttttcagaaatgtttacagaaaaa GAGAGTCAATTTCTTATCCCCTACAGCTCGACTCTGAGTGGCGTCCTGGCCTCTTCTTCTGTGGGTAATGGGTTGCGACAGGACGGTACTCCTACTGTTTTTACACCCAAATTGCAGAACCTGGAGACAGAGACTCGACCAGTGGATGAAGGGGTTACAGCTCATTCAGAAAGCAAAGAGGAACAGAGTCAGTCTGACATAGTGGCCCAGATTGCGAAAATCGACGAATTGATGTCATCGGAAGGTTTAACACCTCATAAAATACGCAAATTAGATTAA